The proteins below come from a single Streptococcus canis genomic window:
- the rseP gene encoding RIP metalloprotease RseP, translating into MLGIITFIIIFGILVIVHEFGHFYFAKKSGILVREFAIGMGPKIFSHVDQEGTLYTLRILPLGGYVRMAGWGDDKTEIKTGTPASLTLNEQGLVKRINLSQSKIDPTSLPMNVTSYDLEDKLSITGLVLDATKTYAVDHDATIVEEDGTEIRIAPLDVQYQNASIGGRLITNFAGPMNNFILGIVVFILLVFLQGGMPDFNSNHVRVQENGAAAKAGLRDNDQILKINNHKVNDWTDLTKAVETTSKALGPSETVKVTYKSGDTIKTAAIKPQKQGKQYALGVKARLKTGFVDKLLGGLALAWNGAFTILNALKGLITAFSLNKLGGPVAMYQLSNQAAQNGLDSVLSLMAMLSINLGIFNLIPIPALDGGKILMNIIEAIRRKPLKQETETYITLVGVAIMVVLMIAVTWNDIMRVFF; encoded by the coding sequence ATGTTAGGAATAATAACCTTTATTATTATTTTTGGGATTTTAGTCATTGTCCATGAATTTGGGCATTTCTATTTTGCCAAAAAATCGGGGATTCTTGTCAGAGAATTTGCCATTGGTATGGGCCCCAAAATCTTTTCGCATGTTGACCAAGAAGGGACTCTCTACACCTTGAGAATTTTGCCCCTAGGTGGCTATGTGCGTATGGCTGGTTGGGGAGATGACAAGACAGAAATCAAGACTGGAACACCAGCTAGCTTGACGCTAAATGAGCAAGGGTTGGTCAAGCGCATCAACTTATCTCAAAGCAAGATTGATCCTACCAGCCTGCCCATGAATGTCACTTCCTATGATTTGGAAGATAAGCTCAGCATTACAGGCTTGGTTTTGGACGCTACCAAGACCTATGCTGTTGACCATGACGCCACCATTGTTGAAGAAGATGGCACTGAGATCCGGATTGCTCCGCTTGATGTGCAGTACCAAAATGCTAGCATTGGCGGTCGCTTAATCACCAACTTTGCAGGTCCCATGAATAACTTTATTCTAGGGATTGTGGTGTTTATCCTCCTTGTCTTTTTACAAGGTGGCATGCCCGACTTCAACAGTAATCATGTTCGTGTTCAAGAAAACGGTGCCGCAGCCAAGGCTGGTCTTCGCGATAATGATCAAATTCTCAAGATTAATAACCATAAGGTTAATGATTGGACTGACCTTACCAAGGCTGTTGAAACAACCAGCAAGGCGTTAGGGCCTTCAGAAACGGTTAAGGTGACCTATAAATCAGGGGACACTATAAAAACTGCGGCTATCAAGCCTCAAAAGCAGGGCAAGCAATATGCTCTAGGGGTTAAAGCAAGATTGAAAACAGGTTTCGTTGATAAACTCCTAGGCGGTTTGGCATTGGCTTGGAATGGTGCTTTTACCATTTTGAATGCCTTGAAAGGTCTGATTACTGCCTTTAGTTTAAATAAGTTAGGTGGTCCAGTTGCCATGTACCAACTGTCCAATCAAGCGGCTCAAAATGGCTTGGATTCTGTCTTATCTCTCATGGCCATGCTCTCTATCAACTTGGGAATTTTCAATTTAATTCCAATCCCTGCCCTTGACGGCGGGAAAATCTTGATGAATATTATTGAAGCCATTCGTCGCAAACCCTTGAAACAAGAAACAGAAACCTATATTACCCTTGTTGGGGTTGCTATCATGGTTGTTCTGATGATTGCCGTGACGTGGAATGATATTATGAGAGTTTTCTTCTAA
- a CDS encoding phosphatidate cytidylyltransferase, which yields MKERVIWGGIAAAIFLPFLIIGSLPFQLFVGVLAMIGVSELLKMRRLEIFSFEGVFAMLAAFVLTVPMDHYLTSLPIDASFAGYGIIVFFLLAGTVLNSSAYSFEDATFPIAASFYVGIGFQNLVNARLSGVDKVLLALFIVWATDIGAYMIGRQFGKRKLLPRISPNKTIEGSLGGIACAVLTSFVFMLIDRSVYAPHHFFVMLLLVALFSIFAQFGDLVESAIKRHFGVKDSGKLIPGHGGILDRFDSMIFVFPIMHLFGLF from the coding sequence ATGAAAGAACGTGTTATCTGGGGCGGAATAGCGGCAGCTATTTTTCTACCTTTTCTTATTATAGGAAGTTTACCATTCCAATTATTTGTGGGTGTTTTGGCCATGATTGGCGTGTCAGAATTATTGAAGATGAGAAGACTTGAAATCTTTTCCTTTGAAGGGGTCTTTGCCATGCTGGCAGCCTTTGTTTTGACAGTCCCGATGGACCATTACCTCACTTCCTTGCCGATTGATGCTAGCTTTGCAGGCTATGGGATTATTGTCTTTTTCCTTTTAGCAGGAACAGTCTTAAATAGCAGTGCTTATTCTTTTGAAGATGCGACTTTCCCTATTGCGGCTAGTTTTTATGTTGGGATCGGTTTTCAAAATTTGGTTAATGCCCGCCTGTCAGGAGTTGACAAAGTTTTATTAGCGCTATTTATCGTTTGGGCAACAGATATTGGAGCCTACATGATTGGTCGCCAGTTTGGAAAACGCAAATTATTGCCTAGGATTTCACCTAATAAAACCATTGAAGGTAGCTTAGGGGGAATAGCTTGTGCAGTGCTTACTTCCTTTGTTTTTATGTTGATTGATCGCTCGGTCTATGCCCCTCATCACTTTTTTGTCATGCTGCTTTTAGTGGCCCTCTTTTCAATCTTTGCCCAATTTGGAGATTTGGTTGAAAGTGCCATTAAGCGACATTTTGGTGTTAAGGATTCTGGCAAACTGATTCCAGGACATGGAGGCATTTTGGACCGCTTTGACTCCATGATTTTTGTTTTTCCCATCATGCATCTATTCGGATTATTTTAA
- a CDS encoding isoprenyl transferase → MFGIKAKSKKVVLDKIPKHIGIIMDGNGRWAKKRLKPRVFGHKAGMDALQEVTIAASELGIKVLTVYAFSTENWSRPQDEVSFIMNLPVEFFDKYVPTLHKNNVKVQMIGETHRLPEDTLTALNAAIDKTKRNTGLILNFALNYGGRAEITSAVRLIAQDVLDARLNPGDITEDLIANYLMTDHLPYLYRDPDLIIRTSGELRLSNFLPWQSAYSEFYFTPVLWPDFKKAELLKAVADYNRRQRRFGKV, encoded by the coding sequence ATGTTTGGAATAAAAGCAAAATCAAAAAAAGTTGTTTTGGACAAAATCCCAAAGCACATCGGAATCATTATGGACGGTAATGGCCGCTGGGCGAAAAAACGGTTAAAGCCTAGGGTCTTTGGTCATAAAGCGGGAATGGATGCCTTGCAGGAAGTGACTATTGCCGCCTCAGAATTAGGGATTAAGGTCTTGACGGTCTATGCCTTCTCAACAGAAAACTGGTCTCGCCCTCAGGACGAAGTCTCTTTCATTATGAATTTGCCAGTAGAGTTCTTTGACAAGTACGTTCCAACCTTGCACAAAAACAATGTCAAGGTACAAATGATTGGAGAAACCCATCGCCTACCTGAAGATACCTTGACAGCGCTCAATGCTGCCATTGATAAAACTAAGCGTAATACTGGTTTGATTTTGAATTTTGCCCTCAATTATGGTGGTCGTGCCGAAATTACCAGTGCTGTTCGTTTGATTGCCCAAGATGTTTTGGACGCAAGGTTAAATCCTGGCGATATTACAGAAGACTTGATTGCTAATTACCTGATGACGGATCATCTGCCTTACCTTTATCGTGATCCTGATTTGATTATTCGTACCAGTGGCGAATTGCGCCTGAGCAATTTCTTACCTTGGCAATCAGCTTATAGTGAGTTTTACTTTACACCAGTTTTATGGCCTGATTTTAAAAAAGCAGAGCTGCTAAAGGCTGTTGCAGATTACAATCGTCGCCAACGCCGCTTTGGGAAGGTCTAA
- the yajC gene encoding preprotein translocase subunit YajC gives MGFPTILMFVVMLALIWFMQRQQKKQAQERQNQLNAIEKGDEVVTIGGMFAIVDEVDSAAKKIVLDVDGVFLTFELSAIKRIVTKATAEARPVETAEPVIVDETAIETTDDTESAIEGN, from the coding sequence ATGGGATTTCCAACAATTTTAATGTTTGTGGTGATGCTTGCCTTGATTTGGTTCATGCAACGCCAACAAAAGAAACAAGCGCAAGAGCGTCAAAATCAATTGAACGCCATTGAAAAAGGTGATGAAGTGGTAACAATCGGTGGCATGTTTGCCATCGTTGATGAAGTTGATTCTGCTGCTAAAAAAATCGTTTTAGATGTGGACGGGGTTTTCTTAACCTTTGAATTGTCTGCCATCAAACGTATTGTAACAAAAGCAACTGCAGAAGCAAGACCTGTTGAGACAGCTGAGCCAGTAATTGTTGACGAAACAGCTATTGAGACTACAGATGACACCGAAAGTGCTATCGAAGGCAACTAA
- a CDS encoding thioredoxin family protein — translation MTFEETVAQFTSVGISDVTQAIATGKDMVVFLGRSTCPYCRLFAPKLAQVAKDNQKKVSFVNSENPLDAEALQAFRQAYHLATVPALLVIHSGQVRAVCDSSLTESEILAFLNADM, via the coding sequence ATGACGTTTGAAGAAACCGTAGCCCAATTTACATCGGTGGGAATTAGTGACGTGACGCAAGCCATCGCAACTGGCAAAGACATGGTCGTTTTTTTAGGGCGTTCAACCTGTCCCTATTGCCGCCTTTTCGCGCCCAAACTTGCCCAAGTTGCTAAGGACAATCAGAAGAAGGTGTCCTTTGTTAACAGTGAAAATCCCCTTGATGCCGAAGCCCTTCAAGCTTTTCGTCAAGCGTATCACTTAGCAACTGTCCCAGCCTTGTTGGTGATCCACAGTGGTCAAGTGAGAGCCGTTTGTGATTCTAGCTTGACAGAAAGTGAGATTTTAGCTTTTTTAAATGCCGATATGTAG